ATCCTCTGTCTTGTAATACCGGAAATTAACCAGTTCAATCCGTTCTTCCATCCCCGGAACGTAATACAAGACGGAGAATCCTTCCGTATCCTTATTCTTCAGCCGGTCCAGCGCAATTTTATCGAGCCATTCATCCGGAAAATCAAAACGGTAGCCAATCTGGGAATCAGAATAATTTTGAAAAACAAGCTTCAAATTTTCTTTTCCTTCCCACTGATACCATTTATTCAGATACTTGTTTGTGGATGCAGTCTTGGCAAAGGGAGAAGGCTCGGGAATCGGAATTTTGATAATCCCGTCTCCGTTCACGTCTTCACTGAATGCCCGATAATCTTTACAGGTGTGCTTGCCCCGGCCCGTCATATCGCTAAATACTGTCTGTATTTTTTTATTTTCCAGATATAATATTTCGGTGTAGTAAAAAGAGTTATTGAACTTATATTCAATAAACATCGTGTTCTTCTTGGGCAGGCCCTGGCCGATTACCGTTTTTTCGATGCTGGTGATGCCTTTTGCCACGATTTTCTTGTCCAGCAGTACAGGAGCTCCCCCCCTGAAACCGTAAACTGCGGCGGTTGCTTCTCCGGAATCAGCATCCGCATTCAGGACTACCAGTTGAGGGGATGAATCTTCCCCCAAATTGCCGATAGCAATACTGTTATAGGAAAGCTTGCTAATTTGATTGAGCTTTTCATTATTGAGAGAGTAAATGTACATTTCCTTGTTCAGCTTTTCACCCCCGCTCCAGCCAACAAACATTTGCTGGGTTCCGTCCCCTTTTACATCTACAAATTTGACGAAATCAATATCCATACCGGCGTCTTGTATTCCGTCAATTTTTGTCCATAAGCCGTCCTTTTGCTTTAATATTAAAATGCCTAGCTGCTGAACGGAATTCTTTTCCAGTTTATAGAAAGCAGCGGCCTCTTTATTGCCGTCGTGATCCATATCCATCTCCATAATCGAACTCTGCTGATCCCCATTCTCAAAGGGAACAACGGTCAACTTGGCCCCAACAGGCAAATAGAATTGTACAGCCTCTTTCAAATCTTTCCGGTCGGAGCTGACAGAAGGAGCCTTCAACAGATCCACCGGCGAGACCATTAGTCCGCATCCCGTTGTCAAGCCGAGAAGGAGAAATAAACTAACTGCAAGTTTTACTCGTTGCCACATAAGATTCTCCTTTTCTATAGACTGTTTCCAAGTTAATATAAACTAAGTTTATCGGATTCTCCTCATAAATAAAAGAAATGGCTTTACCTCCACCGTAGGTAATCATTTCCGGAAAAAGACAATAAAAGATTAAGATCCTGTTTTGAGGAAAAGCCCGCCCTAACCGGCTTGCGGTATAGAGAAGGCTTTTACAGTTTACTCTTTGGCACTGAGCAGTTGGTCTACCGTTACAAGCTCATAACCGTTTTGCTGCAAATAGGTGATCATTTCCGGAAGAGCCGCTATCGTATTAGGAACATATTTGTTTCCAAAACTGTGCATCAGAATAATTCCGCCCGGGACGGTATGGGTTTTCACGTTCTGAATCATATTCTGCGGCGGAGTTCCGGCCCAATCCCGTGTATCGACAGACCAGTTCACAACGCTTTGCCTCCGTTGATTAAGCATCGCTTCCAAAGTCTTGTTGGTGGCTCCATATGGCGGACGGAAGGTTGTAGCCGGTGTTCCTATGGCTGCTGCAATGGCATCGTCGGTTTTTTGAATCTGGCTCAGCATATCAGGCTCCTTCAGCTTGGGCATTTGCGGATGGCTCCAGGAATGATTACCGATTCCGTGACCTTTATCCTTAATCCGTTTGATGACATCAGGGAATTTTTCCGCTTGTGTGCCTACCATATAGAAAGTACCTTTGACATTGTACTGTTTTAAAATATCTAAAATCTTCGGGGTATACTTCCCGTCGGGTCCATCATCAAACGTAAGGGCCACCAGTTTTTGGCTTGTTTTAACCTGGTTTACAACTCCGCTTGCAACCGCAGTTCCC
This Paenibacillus larvae subsp. larvae DNA region includes the following protein-coding sequences:
- a CDS encoding polysaccharide deacetylase family protein, which produces MKKFMQFRYLVVLVFLILIGYLGGTAIFMTSNNQSKATSDPKPAATEAAGTPSAEPTQSPAAGKNNQEIAPEPSPSLAASPSAAAAPTPSVTPTSTPNAGSTQTPEPSPVPGTAVASGVVNQVKTSQKLVALTFDDGPDGKYTPKILDILKQYNVKGTFYMVGTQAEKFPDVIKRIKDKGHGIGNHSWSHPQMPKLKEPDMLSQIQKTDDAIAAAIGTPATTFRPPYGATNKTLEAMLNQRRQSVVNWSVDTRDWAGTPPQNMIQNVKTHTVPGGIILMHSFGNKYVPNTIAALPEMITYLQQNGYELVTVDQLLSAKE